One segment of Streptomyces sp. NA02950 DNA contains the following:
- a CDS encoding amino acid adenylation domain-containing protein, with translation MTEPGRAEVLAGDSDAEAAELQRRIAALPPDRRALFDEAFRAGLAANGSPGPAAAGVSPARPSFGQERMWVLSQLTPTAYNYATAVRLRGPLNLVALRAAVDAVACRQESLRTSLIHTDDGTLACSVAARVAVPFRIVDLGRAGEPELLERLVAAETRRPFDLRHGPLLRPVVFQLGPADHVVLLVMHHVITDGWSNGVLAQDLSESYRDLVAGRPVRLPAPDFGYRDFAAWQRGRTDGPESLELTAFWRHRLADLPRTELPLDYPRPATERGAGANHSLMLGPDLAAGLEQLCRESGGSLFMLVLAALAVVLRATTGQTDLTVGTLVSGRTRPEFERLIGYFVNVVLLRLTVVDDQSFRETWAGVREAVRNSLAHQELPYERLLELHRETGAGGSPVRVLCVAQQAQPSLDLPELDSEQLDIELGAAQFDLLVEVSKGASGIRISCQYDVDLFAEPTIGQLAEHLRTVLAGAVRDAGRTGAELLAEPQGRTGHAPASLGAESVATLFEQQVDQAPDAIALYDGLHTVTYRALDRRANQLADMLAAHGVVPGDRVACCLPRSAHAVLALLAVLKIGAAYVAVAPDQPAERISSILGDARPMCVLTSTEFEHRCAAVDGPQILVDALGAELTGRPAHRRWRPVHRDAVAYLVYTSGSTGVPKGVLGTHRGVINRVRWMQRAYPAGDAEVWAARASPGFVDAVWETFGPLLSGVPLVVVGPQDTADPARLVEVLASGRVTRLVAVPSLLRILLDDRPNLEYDLPHLHTWVSSGEALSAGLAERFHRRLPGRRLLNLYGSAEVAADATAFEVVAGANRTTVPIGTALDGVRTEVLTPSGVPAPVLGVGELHIGGAGLALGYHHRPAETAARFLPAPGERGRRRFRTGDEVRRRADGTLDHLGRLDAQVQIRGHRVEPGEVERALRQHPRVREAAVTAQMDAVGDRSLVAYVVPADGTGTELPGDLTVFLRQRLPAYAVPAATVPLPELPLNASGKVDRLHLPRPGRVPGRPAPASVGTPTQAVVLDVFEEVLPVATRPDVADDFFLLGGHSLLAAHVAAVLRARLGVEVGLGDLLAAPTAAALAARLERGAAPLTAARTAPGSAAQVVPDPAALHAPFPLTEIQRAYLVGRDAEFDLGKVATHAYLELSAAGLDVERFENALNEVVGRHPMLRAVMSDDGTQRVLGSVPRYRVAYQDLRQDSSSKRHERLLRWREELSHQVLPADRWPLFDIRVSQLSDRDAVVHVSIDALICDAYSFGLVMTELADRYTGRGDGYPPLNLTFRDYVLAEQRRRLEPSYEQAQAYWQNRLADLPAGPELPMETTPEDIDRPRFVRRSGRLEPDDWSMLKAMAAEHGLTASALLLNAFVEIVTRWSRQAHYSLMLTVFQREPLHPDVGSLVGDFTSLSVLEVDRRAGTTTGTTFADHARALQQRLWEDLDHAQASGVEVMRQWTRLRGLPPRLLTPVVFTSNLPVADAVGGEAASSPFGRVGFGVTQTPQVHLDHQVSEQDGALVFNWDAVDELFSPGVVDGMFEAYQRLLGELVVDESGWTNPLGTTLPEPQAAVRAAVTVESEAARARCLHDAVFAMAERKPDQVAVIDGRTRMTYRELALRSHQVAHTLLGGGGPRDTLVGIAVRKGWQQVVAALGVLDAGMAFLPLDVDLPQSRLRHLMERGELRTVLTGGEPAEQLPRPAGVRVVDLDSPADLDPGTAPPAVPVDPTDLAYVVFTSGSTGTPKGVMIDHRSAANTIDAVNQRFGIGPHDRVLAVSSLSFDLAVYDLFGPLAVGGTVVLPEHGKRRDPAHWADLVRQERITVWNSVPALAGVLADYVEPLAPDALASLRLVMLSGDWIPIALPDRIRALAESATVLSLGGATEGSIWSVWYPVGVVERDWPSIPYGVAMPGQSARVLDEHLQPRPDWVAGELYLGGHGVALGYWRDQDQTAFRFPLDPETGRRLYRTGDLARHLPDGNLEFLGREDGQVKVSGYRIELGEVEAAVQRLPGVQAAAVVAVGAPGAERRLVAFFVPEPGTVPEPATLRSQLGDLLPGYMVPALFRELDRIPLTTNGKVDRSALQEQASRRNRPARTAVPADSARVARLREGLGAIWAELLSVPAVRPEDDFFALGGTSLEAIRLITKLQEFLGVRIQLTQLFDNPTLAALTEAVTRAQTDSDPGSDPPAALVPRPGDRYEPFPLTDIQHAYWLGRRTGLGLGGVATHGYLELDVEDLDLGRLEQALRLLVDRHDALRTVVRRDGSQQVLPVVPGYRIETADLSSQPPESAAEWLAEMRSEMSHQVRDASRWPLFDLRAHRLDDLVTRLHLSIDLLIADAHSTRILTGELMALYHDPAIALPEPGCTFRDYVVAVAELKESAGYRQARDYWGDRLAELPAAPGLPLLRRPEDLGTPRFHRLHTELAPDRWRAVRGWAASTGLTPSAVLCAAFSEVLAFWSDSARFTLNVTTFNRLPLHPDVDALVGDFTTTTLLAVDGASGSTFAARAKRLQERLWQDLEHRLVTGVEVLRMLRRHPAWREEAIMPVVFTSTLLSDGALPAASPPAWRARTVYAVSQTPQVLLDHQVGEQAGKLVCTWDFVIDAFPPGLVESMFNAFNTVLDDLAESAVRAGGDPE, from the coding sequence CTCGGTCCCGCCGACCACGTGGTGCTCCTGGTCATGCACCACGTGATCACCGACGGCTGGTCCAACGGCGTGCTGGCGCAGGACCTGTCGGAGAGCTATCGGGACCTGGTCGCCGGGCGGCCGGTGCGACTGCCCGCCCCCGACTTCGGCTACCGCGACTTCGCCGCCTGGCAGCGGGGTCGGACCGACGGCCCGGAGTCGCTGGAGCTGACCGCCTTCTGGCGGCACCGGCTCGCCGACCTGCCGCGCACCGAGCTGCCGCTGGATTACCCACGGCCGGCCACCGAGCGGGGTGCAGGAGCCAACCACAGCCTGATGCTCGGACCCGACCTCGCCGCTGGCCTCGAGCAGCTGTGCCGGGAGAGCGGCGGATCGCTGTTCATGCTCGTCCTCGCCGCGCTGGCGGTGGTGCTGCGCGCGACGACCGGGCAGACCGACCTCACGGTCGGGACGCTGGTGTCGGGGCGCACCCGGCCGGAGTTCGAACGCCTGATCGGCTACTTCGTCAATGTCGTGCTGCTGCGTCTGACGGTCGTGGACGACCAGAGCTTCCGGGAGACCTGGGCGGGCGTACGCGAGGCCGTGCGGAACAGCCTGGCCCATCAGGAACTGCCCTACGAACGGCTCCTGGAGCTGCACCGCGAGACCGGCGCGGGCGGGAGCCCGGTCCGCGTGCTCTGCGTGGCCCAACAGGCGCAGCCGTCGCTCGACCTGCCGGAGCTGGACTCCGAGCAGCTCGACATCGAGCTGGGTGCCGCGCAGTTCGACCTGTTGGTGGAGGTCAGCAAGGGGGCATCCGGGATCAGGATCTCCTGCCAGTACGACGTCGACCTGTTCGCCGAGCCTACGATCGGGCAGCTCGCCGAACACCTGCGTACCGTGCTCGCGGGCGCTGTGCGGGACGCGGGCCGGACAGGTGCCGAACTGCTGGCCGAACCGCAGGGGCGCACCGGGCATGCGCCGGCGTCCCTGGGGGCGGAGAGTGTTGCCACCCTGTTCGAACAGCAGGTGGACCAGGCCCCGGATGCGATCGCGTTGTACGACGGCCTGCACACGGTCACCTACCGCGCACTGGACCGGCGCGCGAACCAGCTCGCGGATATGCTCGCCGCGCACGGGGTGGTGCCGGGTGACCGCGTGGCCTGCTGCCTGCCTCGTTCGGCGCACGCGGTGCTCGCACTGCTCGCGGTGCTCAAGATCGGGGCCGCCTACGTGGCGGTCGCCCCGGACCAGCCCGCGGAGCGGATCAGCAGCATCCTCGGCGACGCCCGACCGATGTGCGTGCTCACCAGTACCGAGTTCGAACACCGCTGTGCCGCCGTGGACGGTCCACAGATCCTGGTGGACGCGCTGGGTGCGGAACTCACGGGACGGCCCGCCCACAGGCGCTGGCGGCCCGTGCATCGTGACGCGGTTGCCTACCTGGTCTACACCTCCGGGTCGACCGGCGTGCCGAAAGGCGTGCTCGGCACGCACCGCGGCGTGATCAACCGGGTTCGGTGGATGCAGCGCGCTTACCCGGCCGGCGACGCCGAGGTCTGGGCGGCCCGGGCGTCGCCCGGCTTCGTCGACGCGGTGTGGGAGACCTTCGGCCCCCTGTTGTCCGGCGTGCCTCTGGTGGTGGTCGGCCCCCAGGACACCGCGGACCCGGCCCGACTGGTCGAGGTGCTCGCGTCAGGGCGGGTGACCCGGCTGGTGGCCGTCCCGTCGTTGCTGCGCATCCTGCTCGACGACCGCCCGAACCTGGAGTATGACCTACCGCACCTGCACACCTGGGTCAGCAGCGGAGAAGCCCTCAGTGCCGGACTGGCCGAGCGGTTCCACCGGCGGCTGCCGGGGCGGCGGCTGCTCAATCTCTACGGCAGCGCCGAGGTGGCCGCCGACGCGACCGCGTTCGAGGTGGTAGCCGGTGCGAACCGGACCACGGTCCCGATCGGCACCGCCCTCGACGGGGTGCGCACCGAGGTGCTGACCCCGTCGGGTGTGCCGGCTCCCGTGCTGGGCGTCGGCGAGCTGCACATCGGGGGCGCCGGTCTCGCCCTCGGCTACCATCATCGCCCGGCGGAGACCGCCGCCCGCTTCCTGCCGGCGCCCGGGGAGCGCGGCCGGCGCCGGTTCCGCACCGGCGACGAGGTCCGCCGCCGGGCGGACGGCACCCTGGACCATCTCGGCCGGCTGGATGCCCAGGTGCAGATCCGGGGGCACCGGGTCGAGCCCGGTGAGGTGGAGCGTGCCCTGCGACAGCACCCCAGGGTCCGGGAGGCCGCCGTCACCGCCCAGATGGACGCGGTCGGCGACCGGTCACTCGTCGCGTACGTGGTGCCGGCGGACGGCACCGGCACCGAGCTGCCTGGTGACCTGACCGTCTTTCTGCGACAGCGGCTTCCGGCGTACGCCGTGCCGGCCGCGACGGTCCCGCTGCCCGAGCTGCCGTTGAACGCGAGCGGCAAAGTTGACCGCCTGCACCTGCCCCGTCCCGGCCGGGTGCCGGGAAGGCCGGCCCCGGCAAGCGTGGGTACACCGACGCAGGCCGTCGTGCTCGACGTCTTCGAGGAGGTCCTACCCGTCGCCACCCGACCGGACGTCGCCGACGACTTCTTCCTGCTGGGCGGGCATTCGCTGCTCGCCGCCCACGTGGCTGCCGTGTTACGTGCGCGACTGGGCGTCGAGGTCGGGCTGGGCGACCTCCTCGCGGCTCCCACGGCCGCCGCCCTGGCCGCACGTCTGGAGCGCGGCGCGGCGCCTTTGACTGCGGCGCGCACCGCGCCCGGTTCGGCGGCGCAGGTGGTGCCCGATCCGGCGGCGTTGCACGCGCCCTTCCCACTCACCGAGATCCAGCGGGCCTACCTGGTCGGCCGCGACGCCGAGTTCGATCTCGGCAAGGTCGCCACCCACGCCTACCTGGAGCTGAGCGCGGCCGGTCTCGACGTCGAGCGGTTCGAGAACGCGCTGAACGAGGTGGTCGGACGGCACCCGATGCTGCGGGCCGTGATGTCCGACGACGGCACGCAGCGAGTGCTGGGGTCGGTGCCGCGATACCGGGTCGCCTACCAGGACCTGCGGCAGGACAGCAGCTCCAAGCGGCACGAGCGACTGCTTCGCTGGCGCGAGGAGCTGTCCCACCAGGTGCTGCCCGCGGACCGGTGGCCGTTGTTCGACATTCGGGTCTCCCAGCTGTCCGACCGGGACGCGGTGGTGCACGTCAGCATCGACGCCCTGATCTGCGACGCCTACAGCTTCGGCCTGGTGATGACCGAACTCGCGGATCGCTACACGGGACGTGGCGACGGGTATCCGCCGCTGAACCTCACCTTCCGGGACTACGTACTGGCCGAACAGCGTCGCCGCCTGGAGCCGTCCTACGAGCAGGCCCAGGCGTACTGGCAGAACCGGCTCGCGGACCTGCCGGCCGGCCCGGAGCTGCCGATGGAAACCACGCCGGAGGACATCGACCGGCCTCGGTTCGTGCGTCGTTCCGGGCGGCTGGAACCGGACGACTGGTCGATGCTGAAAGCTATGGCCGCCGAACACGGTCTGACCGCGTCCGCCCTCCTGCTGAACGCCTTCGTCGAGATCGTGACCCGGTGGAGCAGGCAAGCGCACTACAGCCTGATGCTCACGGTGTTCCAGCGCGAACCGCTGCACCCCGACGTCGGCAGCCTGGTCGGTGACTTCACCTCGCTGTCCGTGCTCGAGGTCGACCGCCGCGCCGGGACGACCACCGGGACGACCTTCGCCGACCACGCCCGCGCGCTGCAGCAGCGGCTGTGGGAGGACTTGGACCACGCCCAGGCCAGTGGGGTCGAGGTGATGCGGCAGTGGACCCGGTTGCGTGGCTTACCCCCGCGCCTGCTGACGCCGGTGGTGTTCACCTCGAACCTGCCGGTGGCCGACGCGGTCGGCGGCGAAGCCGCGAGTTCCCCCTTCGGCCGGGTCGGCTTCGGGGTCACCCAGACACCTCAGGTGCACCTGGACCACCAGGTCAGCGAGCAGGACGGGGCGCTGGTCTTCAACTGGGACGCAGTGGACGAGCTGTTCAGCCCCGGCGTGGTCGACGGCATGTTCGAGGCGTATCAGCGGCTGCTCGGCGAGCTGGTCGTGGACGAGTCCGGGTGGACGAACCCCCTGGGAACCACGCTCCCGGAGCCGCAGGCGGCCGTGCGGGCGGCCGTCACCGTCGAGTCCGAGGCCGCTCGGGCCCGCTGCCTGCACGACGCCGTGTTTGCGATGGCCGAGCGGAAGCCGGACCAGGTGGCGGTGATCGACGGTCGGACTCGGATGACCTACCGCGAACTGGCCCTGCGGTCGCACCAGGTCGCGCACACGCTGCTCGGCGGGGGCGGCCCGCGGGACACCCTGGTCGGGATCGCTGTCCGCAAGGGCTGGCAGCAAGTGGTCGCCGCGCTCGGTGTGCTGGATGCCGGGATGGCGTTCCTGCCGCTGGACGTCGACCTGCCGCAGTCGCGACTGCGGCACCTGATGGAACGCGGCGAGCTGCGGACCGTGCTCACCGGGGGCGAACCGGCGGAGCAGCTGCCGCGACCGGCGGGGGTGCGCGTGGTGGACCTGGACAGCCCGGCGGACCTCGATCCGGGCACTGCACCGCCGGCGGTGCCCGTCGATCCCACCGACCTGGCCTACGTCGTGTTCACCTCCGGCTCCACCGGAACGCCCAAGGGCGTCATGATCGACCATCGCAGCGCGGCCAACACCATCGACGCGGTCAACCAGCGGTTCGGGATCGGTCCGCACGACCGGGTGCTGGCCGTGTCCTCGCTCAGCTTCGACCTCGCCGTCTACGACCTGTTCGGACCGCTGGCGGTCGGGGGCACGGTGGTGCTGCCGGAACACGGGAAGCGGCGCGACCCGGCGCACTGGGCCGACCTGGTCCGGCAGGAGCGGATCACCGTCTGGAACTCGGTGCCCGCGCTCGCGGGCGTGCTCGCCGACTACGTCGAGCCGCTGGCACCGGACGCCCTCGCCTCGCTCCGGCTGGTGATGCTCAGCGGTGACTGGATCCCCATAGCCCTGCCCGACAGGATCCGCGCGCTCGCCGAGAGCGCGACGGTGCTGAGCCTCGGCGGCGCGACGGAGGGATCCATCTGGTCGGTCTGGTACCCGGTCGGCGTGGTGGAACGGGACTGGCCCAGCATCCCCTACGGCGTCGCCATGCCCGGCCAGTCCGCGCGCGTGCTCGACGAGCACCTGCAGCCGCGCCCGGACTGGGTGGCCGGCGAGCTTTACCTCGGCGGCCACGGCGTGGCCCTGGGATACTGGCGCGACCAGGATCAGACCGCGTTCCGGTTCCCGCTCGACCCCGAGACCGGCAGGCGGCTCTACCGGACCGGCGATCTGGCCCGGCATCTGCCGGACGGCAACCTGGAGTTCCTCGGCCGCGAGGACGGCCAGGTGAAAGTCAGCGGCTACCGCATCGAACTGGGCGAGGTCGAGGCGGCGGTGCAGCGGCTCCCCGGCGTGCAGGCTGCCGCCGTTGTCGCGGTGGGCGCACCCGGCGCGGAACGGCGGCTCGTCGCCTTCTTCGTGCCGGAGCCGGGAACGGTTCCCGAACCCGCCACCCTGCGGTCCCAGCTCGGGGACCTCCTGCCGGGGTACATGGTGCCTGCCCTGTTCCGCGAACTGGATCGGATCCCCTTGACCACCAACGGGAAGGTCGACCGATCCGCCCTGCAGGAGCAGGCGTCGCGCCGGAACCGGCCCGCCCGGACAGCAGTGCCTGCCGACTCCGCGCGCGTCGCCCGGTTGCGCGAGGGCCTCGGTGCGATCTGGGCAGAGCTGTTGTCCGTGCCGGCGGTGCGGCCGGAGGACGACTTCTTCGCCCTCGGCGGCACCTCTCTGGAGGCGATCCGGCTGATCACGAAGCTCCAGGAGTTCCTGGGTGTGCGCATCCAGCTGACCCAGCTGTTCGACAATCCCACGCTCGCCGCGCTGACCGAGGCGGTGACCCGAGCACAGACGGACTCGGACCCCGGATCCGACCCCCCGGCCGCGCTGGTGCCGCGTCCAGGAGACCGGTACGAGCCCTTCCCCCTGACCGACATCCAGCACGCCTACTGGTTGGGCCGCCGAACCGGTCTCGGGCTCGGCGGCGTGGCTACGCACGGCTATCTGGAGCTGGACGTCGAGGACCTGGACCTCGGCCGTCTGGAGCAGGCCTTGCGGCTGCTCGTCGACCGGCACGACGCACTCCGAACCGTCGTGCGACGGGACGGCAGCCAGCAGGTGCTGCCCGTCGTCCCTGGCTACCGGATCGAGACCGCCGACCTGAGCTCCCAGCCGCCGGAGAGCGCGGCGGAATGGCTTGCCGAGATGCGCTCGGAGATGTCGCACCAGGTCCGGGACGCGAGCCGGTGGCCACTGTTCGACCTGCGCGCGCACCGCCTGGACGACCTCGTCACCCGACTGCACCTGAGCATCGACCTGCTCATCGCCGACGCTCACAGCACCCGGATCCTCACCGGGGAGTTGATGGCGCTGTACCACGATCCCGCCATCGCGCTGCCCGAGCCCGGCTGCACCTTCCGCGACTACGTCGTGGCGGTGGCGGAGTTGAAGGAGAGCGCCGGGTACCGCCAGGCGCGGGACTACTGGGGGGACAGGCTGGCCGAGCTGCCCGCGGCCCCCGGCCTGCCGCTGCTGCGCCGGCCGGAAGATCTCGGCACCCCACGTTTCCACCGACTGCACACCGAGCTCGCCCCGGACCGGTGGCGGGCGGTGCGGGGCTGGGCCGCATCGACGGGGCTGACGCCTTCCGCGGTGCTCTGTGCCGCGTTCAGCGAAGTACTCGCCTTCTGGAGCGACAGCGCGCGGTTCACGCTGAACGTCACCACGTTCAACCGGCTGCCCCTGCACCCCGACGTCGACGCGCTGGTCGGAGATTTCACCACCACCACGCTGCTCGCCGTCGACGGCGCGAGCGGCTCCACGTTCGCGGCGCGGGCGAAGCGGTTGCAGGAACGGCTCTGGCAGGACCTGGAACACCGCCTGGTTACCGGGGTCGAAGTGCTCCGCATGCTGCGCCGCCACCCCGCCTGGCGGGAAGAGGCGATCATGCCGGTGGTGTTCACCAGCACTCTGCTGTCCGACGGCGCACTCCCGGCCGCGAGCCCCCCCGCTTGGCGGGCCAGGACGGTGTACGCGGTCAGCCAGACCCCGCAGGTGCTGCTCGACCACCAGGTCGGTGAGCAGGCCGGGAAGTTGGTCTGCACCTGGGACTTCGTCATTGACGCGTTCCCGCCCGGCCTGGTGGAAAGCATGTTCAACGCGTTCAACACGGTGCTCGACGACCTCGCCGAGTCGGCCGTGCGAGCTGGAGGTGACCCGGAATGA
- a CDS encoding AMP-binding protein, producing MSMAEQGFSLLPAEQRDVLRGMNELTGDIPPGTVADAVAALAVGQGTGAAALGPARELTRSELLTAADRLSAALLDRQVAVGERVALCVEPGIDQVVGLLGILRAGALALPIDPAAGHAVRWRMTERADVSVLVTQTRLLDRLRWPERLGALAVDDVPETRTPFAPPHQTDGRDDACVVGEAGTVLRHRDLLNLAADLADRFGIGPTDRMTALTPVTTGRGVQETALGLLTGATLVFGEDIDLRDPTAWPNLVTRQRVTVWHSTPTVLDLLVTELERRGEGAPEQLRLVLLSGERLPTALVRRLRGVADPEITVVNLSAAEPHGPWVTCHELTGEPPETPTVPIGRPMRNQRLHVLAENGGVCPAWVTGQVHYGGLVAEPLDGRDDSEVIHPETGERLLRTAQYGRVLPDGVVEVVGDASAQLLVHGRRLHVHDTEVALAALPEALSAAVVTVGEGTESLGFVRLRPGASTTEAELLGQLRRKVSPYLLPGRIDVMDRFPLTPDGCVDRRALAAVHSRAAPAPEAAETTPATGTDAELLAAATAIACRVLGVSDIEPDMNLLDLGATSVELVRLATLAEDELGIEVAVEDLLRFPSIAVLIGPHLARSTDPGQPGQAPTRSSAAAGDLLVGLVERQVFKDKHTGVRHEYRAAGISLGGNADSRMRTRHSERHFSSAPVAFADLAALLGALRTTDLGGETKYWYPSAGGAYPLGAYLDVAPGRVRDLDAGIYYVHPDRAELVPVTPGSGIPAGAHADINRAVLEESAFAIYLISRMDAITPLYGELAWDFSVFEAGAMTQLLMSVAAEAGLGLCPVGTLDPAELTGPLRLHPNDRFAHALLGGMPKQQTDRNGTRRIPDLSDRLGPASGAQQ from the coding sequence ATGAGCATGGCCGAACAAGGCTTCTCGCTGCTCCCCGCCGAGCAGCGGGACGTGCTGCGCGGCATGAACGAGCTGACCGGCGACATCCCGCCGGGGACCGTGGCGGACGCGGTGGCCGCTCTGGCGGTCGGTCAGGGCACAGGCGCCGCCGCACTGGGCCCGGCCCGCGAGCTGACGCGATCGGAACTGCTCACGGCGGCCGACCGCCTGTCCGCTGCCCTGCTGGACCGGCAGGTGGCCGTGGGGGAGCGGGTCGCGCTGTGCGTGGAACCGGGCATCGACCAGGTTGTCGGCCTGCTGGGCATCCTGCGGGCCGGCGCGCTCGCGCTGCCGATCGACCCCGCCGCAGGCCATGCGGTCCGGTGGCGGATGACCGAACGGGCGGACGTGTCCGTCCTCGTCACCCAGACCCGGCTGCTCGACCGGCTGCGCTGGCCGGAACGGCTCGGTGCGCTCGCGGTCGACGACGTGCCGGAGACGCGGACGCCGTTCGCTCCGCCGCACCAGACCGACGGCCGCGATGACGCGTGCGTGGTCGGTGAGGCGGGCACCGTCCTGCGGCATCGGGATCTGCTCAACCTGGCGGCCGACCTGGCAGATCGGTTCGGCATCGGCCCGACCGACCGGATGACCGCGCTGACCCCGGTCACCACCGGGCGGGGCGTCCAGGAGACCGCGCTCGGCCTGCTGACCGGCGCCACGCTGGTCTTCGGTGAGGACATCGACCTGCGGGATCCCACTGCCTGGCCGAACCTGGTGACGCGGCAGCGGGTCACCGTGTGGCACTCCACACCGACCGTCCTGGACCTGCTGGTCACCGAGCTCGAACGTCGGGGCGAGGGGGCGCCGGAACAGCTGCGGCTCGTTCTGCTCAGCGGCGAACGGCTTCCGACGGCCCTCGTCCGGCGGCTGCGCGGCGTGGCGGACCCGGAGATCACCGTCGTGAACCTGTCCGCCGCCGAACCGCACGGCCCATGGGTCACCTGCCACGAACTCACCGGTGAGCCGCCGGAGACACCGACGGTGCCGATCGGCCGGCCGATGCGCAACCAGCGCCTCCACGTGCTGGCCGAGAACGGGGGCGTCTGCCCGGCCTGGGTGACCGGGCAAGTCCACTACGGCGGGCTGGTGGCCGAACCCCTCGACGGCCGGGACGACTCCGAGGTGATCCATCCCGAGACCGGCGAACGGCTGCTCCGCACCGCCCAGTACGGCCGGGTGCTCCCGGACGGTGTCGTGGAGGTCGTCGGGGACGCGTCAGCGCAGCTGCTCGTGCACGGCCGGCGGTTGCACGTGCACGACACCGAGGTGGCCCTGGCCGCCTTGCCGGAGGCTCTCTCGGCCGCGGTGGTCACCGTGGGCGAGGGCACCGAGTCGCTCGGCTTCGTCCGACTCCGACCCGGAGCGAGCACCACCGAGGCCGAGTTGCTCGGCCAGCTGCGCCGCAAGGTCTCGCCGTACCTGTTGCCCGGCCGGATCGACGTCATGGACCGCTTCCCCCTCACCCCCGACGGATGCGTGGACCGACGCGCACTGGCCGCGGTGCACAGCCGGGCCGCGCCGGCGCCTGAGGCGGCGGAAACCACCCCCGCGACGGGCACTGACGCGGAACTGCTCGCCGCGGCCACCGCGATCGCCTGTCGCGTGCTGGGGGTCAGCGACATCGAGCCGGACATGAACCTCCTCGACCTCGGCGCCACATCGGTCGAGCTGGTGCGGCTGGCCACGCTGGCCGAGGACGAGCTCGGCATCGAGGTGGCGGTGGAAGACCTGCTGAGGTTCCCCTCGATCGCGGTGCTGATCGGCCCGCACCTCGCCAGGAGCACCGATCCCGGGCAGCCGGGGCAGGCGCCCACGCGTTCTTCGGCCGCAGCCGGGGATCTGCTGGTCGGGTTGGTGGAACGCCAGGTCTTCAAGGACAAGCACACAGGGGTGCGGCACGAGTACAGGGCGGCCGGCATCAGCCTCGGGGGGAATGCCGACTCCAGGATGCGCACGCGCCACAGCGAACGGCACTTCTCTTCCGCGCCAGTCGCTTTCGCCGACCTCGCGGCGCTGCTCGGCGCACTGCGGACGACCGACCTGGGCGGCGAGACCAAGTACTGGTACCCGTCCGCGGGCGGGGCCTACCCCCTGGGCGCCTATCTGGACGTAGCACCGGGCCGGGTGCGGGACCTCGACGCGGGCATCTACTACGTGCATCCCGACCGCGCGGAACTGGTGCCGGTCACTCCCGGCAGCGGAATCCCGGCCGGCGCCCACGCCGACATCAACCGCGCCGTGCTGGAGGAGTCGGCGTTCGCGATCTACCTGATCAGCCGGATGGACGCGATCACCCCGCTCTACGGCGAGCTGGCGTGGGACTTCTCGGTGTTCGAGGCCGGGGCGATGACCCAGCTGCTGATGTCCGTCGCGGCGGAGGCCGGCCTCGGGCTCTGCCCGGTGGGCACGCTGGACCCCGCCGAGCTGACCGGACCGCTGCGGCTGCACCCCAACGACAGGTTCGCGCACGCCTTGCTCGGTGGGATGCCGAAGCAGCAGACGGACCGGAACGGAACCCGGCGGATCCCTGACCTCAGTGACCGGCTGGGCCCGGCCTCCGGGGCGCAACAGTGA
- a CDS encoding TauD/TfdA family dioxygenase, producing the protein MTARSGPQPGQRRRVSADTGSWVRPIGPPDGATLPLRAVATEPGLDLARWATEAADTVRSWLDVHGAVLFRGFGVDLRGFAAVLQAFVGPPSPYLERSSPRTELGNRIYTATDHPADQTIVLHCENSYQREFPRRLVFCCLQPPGAGGATFLADTRRVLSRIRPEVVAGFAEHGVRYVRNYGTGLGMSWREAFQTQQRAHVETYCREQDVDVEWTGRDRLRTRQVRPALAVHPGTGQRVWFNHAVFFHPSSLPEQVNAQVGGQLTEADLPATTCYGDGSPIPAEELDHLRSAYAAERVAVPWERGDVLVVDNLLAAHGREPYTGERQVAVGMGGPLSWDAVRDGANR; encoded by the coding sequence GTGACAGCGCGCAGCGGACCCCAGCCCGGGCAGCGGCGGCGGGTATCGGCGGACACCGGCAGCTGGGTCCGACCGATCGGGCCGCCGGACGGTGCCACGCTCCCGTTGCGCGCGGTCGCCACCGAGCCCGGGCTCGACCTCGCCCGTTGGGCAACGGAGGCGGCCGACACCGTGCGGTCCTGGCTCGACGTGCACGGCGCTGTGCTGTTCCGGGGTTTCGGCGTCGACCTGCGCGGCTTCGCCGCGGTGCTCCAGGCATTCGTCGGGCCACCGAGCCCCTACCTCGAACGGTCCTCCCCGCGAACCGAGCTGGGCAACCGGATCTACACCGCCACCGACCACCCTGCTGACCAGACCATCGTGCTGCACTGCGAGAACTCCTACCAGCGGGAGTTCCCCCGGCGGCTGGTGTTCTGCTGCCTGCAGCCACCGGGGGCGGGTGGTGCGACGTTCCTCGCGGACACCCGCCGGGTGCTCAGCCGGATCAGGCCGGAGGTGGTGGCCGGGTTCGCCGAACACGGTGTGCGCTACGTGCGCAACTACGGCACCGGGCTGGGCATGTCGTGGCGGGAGGCATTCCAGACCCAGCAGCGCGCCCACGTTGAGACGTACTGCCGCGAGCAGGATGTCGACGTCGAATGGACCGGGCGCGACCGGCTGCGCACCAGGCAGGTCCGGCCCGCGCTCGCCGTGCACCCGGGCACCGGTCAGAGGGTGTGGTTCAACCACGCGGTCTTCTTCCACCCCAGCAGCCTGCCCGAGCAGGTCAACGCCCAGGTCGGTGGTCAGCTGACGGAGGCAGACCTGCCCGCGACGACCTGCTACGGGGACGGCTCACCGATCCCCGCCGAGGAACTGGACCACCTGCGGTCGGCCTACGCCGCCGAGCGGGTCGCGGTGCCGTGGGAGCGGGGCGACGTCCTGGTGGTGGACAACCTGTTGGCCGCGCACGGCCGGGAGCCCTACACGGGCGAGCGCCAGGTGGCGGTCGGCATGGGCGGCCCGCTCTCCTGGGACGCGGTGCGGGACGGGGCGAACCGGTGA